In Paraburkholderia flagellata, a genomic segment contains:
- a CDS encoding DegT/DnrJ/EryC1/StrS family aminotransferase, whose amino-acid sequence MTQSFHPFLPFVRPEIDEETIQGVADVLRSGWITTGPQNQAFEAALSEYCGGRPVRTFNSGTATLEIGLRIAGVGPGDEVITTPASWVATSNVVYEVGATPVFADIDPVTRNIDLDKLEAAITPKTKAIIPVFLSGLPVDMDRLYAIARQHKLRVIEDAAQAFGSSWNGKRIGAIGDIVSFSFHANKNLTSIEGGALVLNDEAEAMLAQKYRLHGITRTGFDGMDCDVLGGKYNLSDVAARVGLGQIKHIERFAAQRRALARAYFAGFEGSAAVKLGMSLPLADFANSNWHMFQITLPLEKLAIDRAGFMGELKERGIGSGAHYPAIHLFTLYRERGFKAGMFPHAERFGASTVTLPLFTQMTEADVARVCSAVNEICAKFTK is encoded by the coding sequence ATGACACAGTCATTCCATCCGTTCCTGCCGTTCGTGCGCCCCGAAATCGACGAGGAAACCATCCAGGGCGTCGCCGACGTGCTGCGCTCGGGCTGGATCACGACCGGCCCGCAGAACCAGGCGTTCGAGGCGGCGCTCTCCGAGTACTGCGGCGGCCGTCCCGTGCGCACCTTCAACTCCGGCACGGCGACGCTCGAAATCGGGCTGCGCATTGCCGGTGTGGGTCCCGGCGATGAAGTCATCACGACGCCCGCCTCGTGGGTCGCGACCAGCAACGTGGTCTACGAAGTGGGTGCGACGCCCGTGTTCGCCGACATCGATCCCGTCACGCGCAACATCGACCTCGACAAGCTCGAAGCCGCCATCACGCCGAAGACGAAAGCCATCATCCCGGTCTTTCTCTCGGGTCTGCCCGTCGACATGGATCGGCTTTACGCGATTGCCCGCCAGCACAAGCTGCGCGTGATCGAGGACGCCGCGCAGGCGTTCGGCTCGAGCTGGAACGGCAAGCGCATCGGCGCGATCGGCGACATCGTCTCGTTCAGCTTCCACGCCAACAAGAACCTCACGTCGATCGAAGGCGGCGCACTCGTCCTCAACGACGAAGCCGAGGCCATGCTCGCGCAGAAGTACCGCTTGCATGGGATCACGCGCACGGGCTTCGATGGCATGGACTGCGACGTGCTCGGCGGTAAATACAATCTTTCGGATGTGGCGGCGCGCGTCGGGCTCGGCCAGATCAAGCACATCGAGCGCTTCGCCGCGCAGCGTCGTGCGCTTGCGCGGGCCTATTTCGCGGGTTTCGAGGGCAGCGCAGCCGTGAAGCTCGGCATGAGCCTGCCGCTCGCCGATTTCGCCAACAGCAACTGGCACATGTTCCAGATCACGCTGCCGCTCGAAAAGCTGGCGATCGACCGCGCGGGTTTCATGGGTGAACTCAAGGAGCGCGGAATCGGCTCGGGCGCACACTATCCCGCCATTCACCTCTTCACGCTGTACCGCGAGCGTGGTTTCAAGGCGGGCATGTTCCCGCACGCGGAGCGCTTCGGCGCGAGCACGGTCACGTTGCCGCTCTTCACGCAGATGACCGAAGCCGACGTGGCGCGCGTGTGCAGCGCGGTGAACGAAATCTGCGCAAAGTTTACAAAATAA
- a CDS encoding citrate synthase, which yields MPNWITLTEAARQLGVQAQTVYAYASRGNIAVMPDPHDPRKSLYRAEDVASLCRKKQVGRKREALAAGTIFGAEPCIYSSITTFSKGRPYYRGRDSIAMAQTATLEDVATLLWNARTDVTFEAADVRLHGDERGRECAFTSLAAIAARGHSTLGRTDTALHVEAGRLVAIIAHAFGARCEASANAAPPPVHERLALGWGQGGEGAELIRRAMVLVADHEITSSAFAARITASTGASLPGCLLTGLATLSGPLHGDASGRVRAVFDDVGRLGAEHVVAHHLQSAIPIPGFGHHLYPDGDPRADALLEVLDPPAELASFIEKVVALTGLKPNIDVALATLAAQLKLPRDASFALFATARSVGLLAHCIEQLRVGKVIRPRGRYTGPALEDANAAASAEENAKTPDAATLEKNRLFKSVVR from the coding sequence ATGCCAAACTGGATCACCCTGACTGAAGCCGCCCGACAACTCGGCGTACAGGCGCAGACCGTCTACGCATACGCCAGCCGCGGCAATATCGCGGTCATGCCCGATCCGCACGATCCGCGCAAGAGCCTCTACCGCGCCGAAGACGTTGCCAGCCTGTGCCGCAAGAAGCAGGTGGGCCGCAAGCGCGAGGCGCTCGCCGCGGGCACGATCTTCGGCGCGGAGCCGTGCATCTACAGCAGCATCACCACCTTCTCGAAGGGCCGCCCGTATTACCGGGGACGCGACAGCATCGCCATGGCGCAGACGGCCACGCTCGAAGACGTGGCCACGCTCCTTTGGAACGCGCGCACGGACGTGACGTTCGAAGCCGCCGACGTGCGTCTGCACGGCGACGAGCGCGGCCGCGAATGCGCCTTCACTTCGCTCGCGGCCATCGCGGCGCGCGGCCACTCCACCCTTGGGCGCACCGACACGGCCTTGCACGTCGAAGCGGGTCGGCTCGTGGCGATCATCGCCCATGCATTCGGCGCGCGCTGCGAGGCATCGGCAAACGCCGCACCGCCGCCGGTTCACGAGCGCCTCGCGCTAGGCTGGGGCCAGGGCGGCGAGGGCGCGGAGTTGATCCGCCGCGCGATGGTGCTCGTGGCCGACCACGAGATCACGAGTTCGGCGTTCGCTGCACGCATTACAGCGTCCACAGGCGCGTCGTTGCCGGGCTGCCTGCTCACGGGCCTCGCCACCCTCTCCGGCCCGCTGCACGGCGACGCATCGGGCCGCGTGCGCGCGGTATTCGACGACGTGGGCCGGCTCGGCGCGGAGCATGTCGTCGCTCATCATTTGCAGTCGGCCATTCCCATTCCGGGGTTTGGACATCATCTCTATCCCGACGGCGACCCGCGCGCCGACGCCCTGCTCGAAGTGCTGGACCCTCCTGCGGAGCTTGCCTCCTTCATCGAGAAGGTCGTGGCGCTAACGGGTCTCAAACCGAATATCGACGTGGCGCTCGCCACCCTCGCCGCGCAACTGAAGCTGCCGCGCGACGCCTCGTTCGCCCTCTTCGCCACCGCGCGCAGCGTGGGGCTGCTCGCGCATTGCATCGAGCAGCTCAGGGTGGGCAAGGTCATCCGCCCGCGCGGCCGCTACACCGGGCCCGCGCTCGAAGACGCCAACGCGGCCGCGAGCGCGGAAGAGAACGCCAAAACGCCCGACGCGGCGACGCTCGAAAAGAACCGCCTCTTTAAGTCTGTGGTGCGCTGA
- a CDS encoding VOC family protein — protein MIDFKWDHLQLCSANAEATAAWFERCLNAEIVRRPGRVDLRIGEINLFITQLTGEPDARRTHHAPSQGIDHFGVVVDDLDAAFAHLTHHEAEIVEPVKQIRAGVRACFVRAPGEILIEVLERRPAEMTFR, from the coding sequence ATGATCGATTTCAAGTGGGACCATCTCCAGCTCTGCTCGGCAAACGCAGAGGCCACCGCCGCATGGTTCGAACGATGCCTGAACGCTGAAATCGTGCGCAGGCCGGGCCGCGTCGATCTGCGCATCGGCGAGATCAACCTGTTCATCACGCAATTGACCGGCGAGCCTGACGCACGGCGAACGCATCATGCACCCTCGCAAGGCATCGACCATTTCGGCGTGGTGGTGGACGATCTCGATGCGGCCTTCGCACATCTCACGCACCATGAAGCGGAAATCGTCGAACCAGTGAAGCAGATTCGTGCTGGCGTGCGCGCCTGCTTCGTGCGCGCACCGGGCGAGATTCTCATCGAAGTGCTCGAGCGGCGGCCCGCAGAGATGACTTTTCGCTGA
- a CDS encoding MFS transporter: protein MKVAEEQVLPAQTPAYADSAKRSRVRYFVLSMLLVATVLNFVDRSALGIVAPGLSKDLALNKMQMGELFAAFGLAYSIALLPGGILTDVLGSRVAYALSLVGWSIATLTQGLASGYHMLLGSRLTMGALEAPAFPSNTRAVTLWFPAQERGFATSVYVMGQYVGTPLFTGLLLWISAAYGWRTVFFVTGGFGILFSMVWYRMYRDPHQHGSVNAAELQYINEGATPAARKPREKFDWRMALKLLRYRQILAICLGKFCNNTLLVFFTTWFMTYLIEARHMSMIKVGIFQAMPFIGATVGILSAGFLSDFFIRRGVSISAARKAPLIIGTMLGASIVLVNFVESNEVVIAILTVAFFAQGIGSMSWAAVSEIAPRQYVGLTSSITSLAANIAGVTTPLMIGYITQHTGHFYWALNLMGAICLLGTLSYSLLLGKLSRIEL from the coding sequence ATGAAAGTCGCAGAGGAACAAGTTTTGCCCGCGCAAACTCCGGCCTACGCGGACAGCGCAAAGCGCTCCAGGGTCCGGTACTTCGTACTCTCGATGCTGCTCGTGGCGACCGTGCTGAACTTCGTCGACCGCTCGGCATTGGGCATCGTGGCGCCCGGCCTTTCGAAAGATCTCGCGCTCAACAAGATGCAGATGGGCGAGTTGTTCGCGGCGTTCGGCCTCGCCTATTCGATCGCGCTCCTGCCAGGCGGCATTCTCACCGACGTGCTCGGCTCGCGCGTGGCCTATGCGCTCTCGCTCGTGGGCTGGTCGATCGCCACGCTCACGCAGGGCCTCGCTAGCGGCTATCACATGCTGCTCGGCTCGCGCCTCACGATGGGCGCGCTCGAAGCCCCGGCCTTCCCCTCGAACACGCGCGCCGTCACGTTGTGGTTTCCCGCGCAGGAACGCGGCTTTGCCACGAGCGTCTACGTGATGGGGCAATACGTGGGCACGCCTCTCTTCACCGGCTTGCTGCTGTGGATTTCCGCGGCCTATGGCTGGCGCACCGTGTTCTTCGTGACGGGCGGCTTCGGCATTCTCTTCAGCATGGTCTGGTATCGCATGTATCGCGATCCGCATCAACATGGCTCGGTCAATGCCGCGGAGCTTCAATACATCAACGAGGGCGCAACGCCCGCCGCGCGCAAGCCGCGCGAGAAGTTCGACTGGCGCATGGCGCTCAAGCTGCTCAGATACCGCCAGATCCTCGCCATCTGCCTCGGCAAGTTCTGCAACAACACGCTGCTCGTGTTCTTCACGACGTGGTTCATGACGTACCTGATCGAAGCGCGTCACATGTCGATGATCAAGGTGGGCATTTTTCAGGCCATGCCTTTCATTGGCGCGACGGTCGGCATTCTCTCGGCGGGCTTTCTTTCGGACTTCTTTATCCGGCGCGGCGTGTCGATCTCGGCCGCGCGCAAGGCGCCGCTCATCATCGGCACGATGCTGGGCGCCTCGATCGTGCTCGTGAATTTCGTCGAGTCGAACGAAGTCGTGATCGCCATTCTCACCGTGGCCTTCTTCGCGCAGGGCATTGGCTCCATGTCGTGGGCCGCCGTTTCTGAAATCGCGCCGCGTCAATACGTGGGCCTCACGAGCAGTATCACGAGTCTGGCAGCGAACATCGCAGGCGTCACGACGCCGCTCATGATCGGCTATATCACGCAACACACCGGGCACTTCTATTGGGCGCTCAATCTCATGGGCGCGATCTGCCTGCTTGGCACGCTCTCGTATTCGCTGTTGCTCGGCAAGCTCTCGCGCATCGAACTCTGA
- a CDS encoding SDR family oxidoreductase: MPASKKFAAVTGAGSGIGRATAVALANAGFAVALIGRRIEPLLETKELIGNEGGEAHPFSADVTNAESVEHAFAQIAKTFGRLDVLFNNAGRNAGAVPLEDYEVDFWNDVVATNLTGVFLCARAAYRLMKAQSPQGGRIINNGSISAHSPRPHTIAYSATKHAVTGITKSIALDGRAYNIACSQIDIGNAATPLTERMNKGVLQADGRLAPEARMDVTHVANAVVHMASLPLEANVLNMTIMASAMPFVGRG, translated from the coding sequence ATGCCTGCATCGAAAAAGTTCGCCGCCGTAACGGGCGCTGGCTCCGGCATCGGCCGCGCCACCGCCGTAGCGCTCGCCAACGCCGGGTTCGCCGTTGCGCTGATCGGCCGCCGGATCGAGCCGCTGCTCGAGACGAAGGAACTCATCGGCAACGAGGGTGGCGAGGCCCACCCATTTTCCGCAGATGTGACAAATGCCGAATCGGTCGAACACGCCTTCGCGCAAATCGCCAAGACTTTCGGCCGTCTCGATGTGCTGTTCAACAATGCGGGCCGCAACGCGGGCGCCGTGCCGCTGGAAGACTACGAAGTCGACTTCTGGAACGATGTGGTCGCAACCAATCTCACCGGCGTGTTTCTGTGCGCACGCGCCGCGTACCGGCTCATGAAAGCGCAGTCGCCGCAAGGCGGACGCATTATCAACAATGGCTCGATCTCCGCGCATTCGCCGCGCCCGCACACCATCGCTTATTCGGCCACGAAGCACGCCGTGACGGGCATTACCAAATCAATCGCGCTGGATGGCCGCGCTTACAACATCGCGTGCAGCCAGATCGACATCGGCAATGCGGCGACGCCGCTCACCGAGCGCATGAACAAAGGCGTGCTGCAAGCCGATGGACGCCTCGCGCCCGAAGCGCGCATGGACGTCACGCACGTCGCGAATGCAGTCGTGCACATGGCGAGCCTGCCGCTCGAAGCCAATGTGCTCAACATGACGATCATGGCGAGCGCCATGCCGTTTGTCGGCCGGGGATAG
- a CDS encoding 2-hydroxyacid dehydrogenase, which translates to MPENQRTRLLIARKVPAAVANRAVAEFHAFVTDADMDAWSVVEFCKQHAVPAVLIGKKSGLQAEHIAALPDCVKIVANASAGVDHLDVAAARERGIVVTNAPDALTECTADFSMLLVLAACRRASEYERIMRSGWGKSFGMTDMLGTRVNGKTLGIVGFGRIGRAVAKRALGFGMRVIYTDINRASPSVENGATWYASFEEMLPHCEVLTLHVPGGGAPLMTKKEFGLLPKGAVFINAARGGLVDEDALYDALTSGHLFGAGLDVYRNEPNVDKRFAGLDNVFLTPHMASATVETRDQMGFTALDNVAAVLDGRPALNRV; encoded by the coding sequence ATGCCGGAAAATCAACGCACCAGGCTCCTGATCGCGCGAAAAGTGCCTGCCGCAGTGGCGAATCGCGCCGTCGCCGAGTTCCATGCCTTCGTGACCGACGCCGATATGGACGCGTGGTCCGTGGTCGAGTTCTGCAAGCAGCATGCCGTGCCGGCGGTGCTCATCGGCAAGAAGTCGGGGTTGCAGGCGGAACATATCGCCGCGCTGCCTGATTGCGTGAAAATCGTCGCCAACGCGAGTGCGGGCGTCGATCACCTCGATGTTGCCGCTGCGCGCGAACGCGGCATCGTGGTGACGAACGCGCCCGACGCATTGACCGAATGCACAGCCGACTTCTCCATGCTGCTCGTGCTGGCGGCGTGCCGGCGTGCATCGGAGTACGAACGGATCATGCGCAGCGGCTGGGGCAAATCGTTCGGCATGACCGACATGCTGGGCACGCGCGTGAATGGCAAGACGCTGGGCATCGTGGGCTTTGGCCGCATTGGCCGGGCCGTGGCGAAGCGCGCGCTCGGATTCGGCATGCGCGTGATCTACACCGATATCAACCGTGCCTCGCCTTCGGTGGAGAACGGCGCGACCTGGTACGCGAGCTTCGAGGAGATGCTGCCGCATTGCGAAGTGCTCACACTGCACGTGCCGGGTGGCGGCGCGCCCTTGATGACGAAAAAAGAATTTGGGCTCTTGCCGAAGGGTGCGGTATTCATCAACGCGGCGCGCGGCGGCCTCGTGGATGAAGATGCGCTGTACGACGCCCTGACCTCGGGGCATCTGTTCGGCGCGGGCCTCGACGTGTATCGCAATGAGCCCAATGTCGACAAGCGCTTTGCCGGCCTCGACAACGTCTTCCTCACGCCGCACATGGCGAGCGCCACGGTGGAAACACGCGATCAGATGGGCTTTACGGCGCTGGATAACGTGGCCGCCGTGCTGGACGGGCGGCCCGCGTTGAATCGCGTTTGA
- a CDS encoding intradiol ring-cleavage dioxygenase translates to MTQFFSEAASAEAVNARIGESADARLREVMSALVRHLHAFAKEVQLTQPEWETAIDFLTTAGQLCSAERQEFILLSDTLGFSMLVDAINNRRPGAATENTVFGPFHVAGAPEREMGACITADGRGEPCLFEGRVLDLEGRPVEGARIDVWSDNADGYYDVQQPGVQPKWNNRGIFTTGADGAYRFVGIKPVSYPIPHDGPVGKMLASLGRHPYRPAHMHFLITAPGFQKVVTHTFVGDDPYLQSDAVFGVKASLVAPYERMADSDTPWRSTFDFVLMPLALNA, encoded by the coding sequence ATGACCCAGTTCTTCAGCGAAGCCGCCTCCGCCGAGGCCGTCAATGCGCGTATTGGCGAAAGCGCCGACGCGCGTCTGCGCGAGGTGATGAGCGCGCTCGTGCGTCACCTGCACGCGTTCGCGAAAGAAGTACAGCTGACCCAGCCGGAATGGGAAACCGCCATCGACTTCCTCACCACGGCCGGGCAGCTTTGCAGCGCCGAGCGCCAGGAGTTCATCCTGCTCTCGGACACGCTAGGGTTTTCCATGCTCGTCGACGCCATCAACAACCGCCGCCCGGGCGCGGCCACCGAAAACACAGTATTCGGCCCATTCCACGTGGCCGGCGCACCCGAGCGCGAGATGGGCGCATGCATCACCGCCGACGGCCGGGGCGAGCCCTGCCTGTTCGAGGGCCGCGTGCTCGACCTCGAAGGCCGCCCGGTGGAAGGCGCGCGCATCGACGTGTGGTCCGACAATGCCGACGGCTACTACGATGTGCAGCAGCCCGGCGTACAGCCCAAGTGGAACAACCGCGGCATCTTCACGACCGGCGCGGACGGCGCGTACCGCTTCGTCGGCATCAAGCCGGTCTCGTACCCGATCCCGCACGACGGCCCGGTGGGCAAGATGCTCGCCAGCCTCGGCCGCCACCCGTACCGGCCCGCGCACATGCATTTCCTCATCACCGCGCCGGGCTTCCAGAAGGTGGTCACGCACACTTTCGTGGGCGACGATCCGTACCTGCAGTCGGACGCCGTGTTCGGCGTGAAAGCGTCGCTCGTCGCGCCGTACGAGCGCATGGCCGACAGCGACACGCCGTGGCGCTCCACGTTCGATTTCGTGCTCATGCCGCTCGCGCTGAACGCCTGA
- a CDS encoding aromatic ring-hydroxylating dioxygenase subunit alpha: MLKNLWYVVAAAADLREQLLPVTLLGHRFVAFRDAQGRAQLLSDICAHRGASLAAGRRVNGEVQCPYHGWRYGGDGVCTHIPAQPQARIPARARVDGYPVIERHGWIWAFVGDLPEEERPPLPDLGWADDAGVRVVYGTYAWEANWERVIENGLDFAHAPFVHGSSFGAPDRPEFDAVNVNASAWSGHARLVMRRPVRKGWLRREPTGEHVDVVTQTGFHLSGPCATLELTLANGWRIHIASAHVPVDAGRTQTFWMMGRSFLRNALFDGRFRARNLRIFEEDHAVLRRIRPVRVPEGWQNEVSVKSDALQIAFRQRVRALADSGWSVPEASQASRVARVIACPMRRTVNTWALEDTCAPEAPQVAANAGTSPR, encoded by the coding sequence ATGCTGAAAAACCTCTGGTACGTCGTGGCAGCCGCCGCAGACCTGCGCGAGCAGTTGCTGCCGGTCACGCTTCTCGGCCACCGCTTCGTCGCCTTTCGCGACGCTCAGGGCCGCGCGCAACTGCTTTCCGATATCTGCGCGCATCGCGGCGCATCGCTTGCGGCCGGGCGCCGTGTGAACGGCGAGGTCCAGTGCCCGTACCACGGCTGGCGCTATGGCGGCGACGGCGTTTGCACCCACATTCCGGCGCAGCCGCAGGCGCGCATTCCGGCGCGAGCGCGCGTGGACGGCTACCCCGTGATAGAGCGTCACGGCTGGATCTGGGCGTTCGTGGGCGACCTGCCGGAAGAAGAGCGGCCGCCGCTGCCCGATCTCGGCTGGGCCGACGACGCGGGCGTGCGCGTCGTGTACGGCACTTACGCGTGGGAGGCGAACTGGGAACGCGTGATCGAGAACGGGCTCGATTTCGCGCACGCGCCCTTCGTGCACGGCAGTTCGTTCGGCGCGCCCGACCGCCCCGAATTCGACGCAGTCAATGTGAACGCCAGCGCCTGGAGCGGCCACGCGCGGCTCGTGATGCGCCGGCCCGTGCGCAAGGGGTGGCTGCGCCGCGAGCCCACGGGCGAGCATGTCGACGTGGTCACGCAAACGGGCTTTCACCTGAGCGGCCCGTGCGCGACGCTCGAACTCACGCTGGCCAATGGGTGGCGCATCCATATCGCGTCGGCGCATGTGCCGGTGGATGCGGGGCGCACGCAGACGTTCTGGATGATGGGCCGCAGCTTCCTGCGCAATGCGCTTTTCGACGGGCGTTTTCGCGCGCGCAATCTGCGCATTTTCGAGGAAGACCACGCTGTGCTTCGGCGCATTCGGCCGGTTCGCGTGCCGGAGGGCTGGCAGAACGAGGTGTCGGTGAAATCGGATGCCTTGCAGATCGCGTTCAGGCAACGCGTGCGAGCGCTGGCGGATAGCGGCTGGAGCGTGCCGGAGGCCTCGCAGGCGAGCCGCGTGGCCAGGGTGATCGCTTGCCCGATGCGGCGCACGGTGAACACGTGGGCATTGGAGGACACGTGCGCTCCCGAGGCGCCGCAAGTGGCGGCGAACGCCGGGACATCGCCGCGCTGA
- a CDS encoding PRC-barrel domain-containing protein gives MPTFIPPPMPTGDGARIVGKGRVSAAGPGPDVMAASTLDSDRVLSSDGQEVGKIKEIMLDVQSGRVAYVVMSSGGFLGIGDKLLAIPWSALMLDTSRKCFLLNVSSERVKEAPGFDRDSWPSMADATWGSTLHAYYGAEPYWAAVEPVTPRH, from the coding sequence ATGCCAACCTTCATTCCTCCGCCCATGCCGACCGGCGATGGCGCGCGCATCGTCGGCAAAGGCCGCGTGAGCGCTGCGGGGCCGGGCCCCGACGTGATGGCCGCCAGCACGCTCGATAGCGACCGCGTGCTGAGTTCGGACGGCCAGGAAGTCGGCAAGATCAAGGAAATCATGCTCGACGTGCAGAGCGGCCGCGTGGCCTATGTGGTGATGTCGAGCGGCGGCTTTCTCGGCATTGGCGACAAGCTGCTCGCCATCCCCTGGAGCGCGCTCATGCTCGACACGAGCCGCAAGTGCTTCCTGCTCAACGTGTCGTCCGAGCGCGTGAAGGAAGCGCCGGGCTTCGATCGGGACAGCTGGCCCTCCATGGCCGACGCAACCTGGGGCAGCACCCTGCACGCGTATTACGGTGCCGAGCCGTATTGGGCAGCAGTCGAGCCGGTGACGCCGCGCCACTGA
- the motB gene encoding flagellar motor protein MotB: MAERTPGSRAARDTEGSKTTLVVRRVKKGGHEGHHGGAWKIAYADFVTAMMAFFLLMWLLGSTSQYDRDGIEKYFNTPLSAMLGSTPNAANPNPSVVQGGGRDLSSKTPAVGGSNAQPTLSHAVPVEATDKSRLSQLKEKLSALIERKPELRAYRDQIRISITDEGLRIELVDSLKRPMFATGSAKLEDYAYEILVLIGSALNDVDSGVSIAGHTDSVPYSGGLVGYSNWELSSERANAARRALVAGHLSEEKLLQVRGLADVLPLDHDTADSPLNRRISILVMTKAAERAFFEQAKRYDVDPPQKAATPASSGS, translated from the coding sequence ATGGCCGAACGCACGCCTGGCTCGCGCGCCGCGCGCGACACCGAGGGCAGCAAGACCACGCTCGTGGTGCGCCGCGTGAAAAAAGGCGGACACGAAGGCCACCACGGCGGGGCATGGAAGATCGCCTATGCCGACTTCGTGACCGCGATGATGGCGTTTTTCCTCTTGATGTGGCTGCTCGGCTCGACGTCGCAGTACGACCGCGACGGCATCGAGAAATACTTCAACACGCCGCTGTCGGCCATGCTCGGCAGCACGCCTAATGCCGCGAACCCCAACCCGAGCGTGGTGCAAGGCGGTGGCCGCGACCTCTCCAGCAAGACGCCCGCCGTGGGCGGCTCGAACGCGCAGCCTACGCTCTCGCACGCCGTGCCCGTGGAAGCTACCGACAAGTCGCGTCTTTCGCAGCTCAAGGAAAAGCTCTCGGCGCTCATCGAGCGCAAGCCGGAATTGCGCGCGTACCGCGACCAGATCCGCATATCGATCACGGACGAAGGCCTGCGCATCGAACTGGTCGACTCGCTCAAACGCCCCATGTTCGCAACCGGCAGCGCGAAGCTCGAAGACTACGCGTACGAGATCCTCGTGCTGATCGGCAGCGCGCTCAACGACGTGGACAGTGGTGTGTCGATCGCGGGGCACACCGACTCGGTGCCCTACTCGGGGGGCCTTGTGGGCTATTCGAACTGGGAGCTTTCGAGCGAGCGCGCCAACGCCGCACGCCGCGCGCTGGTGGCCGGCCATCTGAGCGAGGAGAAATTGCTCCAGGTGCGCGGTCTCGCCGATGTCCTGCCGCTCGACCACGACACGGCGGACAGCCCGCTGAACCGCCGCATCAGCATTCTGGTGATGACCAAGGCCGCCGAGCGCGCGTTCTTCGAGCAGGCGAAACGCTACGACGTCGATCCGCCGCAAAAGGCCGCCACGCCCGCCTCATCAGGCTCTTGA
- the motA gene encoding flagellar motor stator protein MotA, with the protein MFVAIGWIVVLGSVIGSFVGVGGHLPALVQPFELLCIFGAALGAFVVSNPTATLGKTLKALPTCFKGGGYTKAQYLELIALLYELLQKARKEGMMALEADIESPENSPTFQKYARVLSDHHLLDFIVDYLRMMSSGNVNPMEMQDLMDEELDTHHSEVSIAPNAIQKMADGLPAFGIVAAVMGVVHTMGSVGKPPAVLGEMIAGALVGTFLGILLAYGFVGPIADLLNAKGRAASKPFQCVKAVLLASLAGYAPPVAVEFGRKVLFTSDRPSFQELDEAVRATKTPKAA; encoded by the coding sequence ATGTTTGTAGCAATTGGCTGGATTGTCGTGCTCGGATCGGTGATCGGGAGCTTCGTGGGCGTGGGAGGACATCTGCCCGCACTCGTTCAACCATTCGAACTCCTGTGTATTTTCGGCGCGGCGCTGGGCGCGTTCGTGGTGAGCAACCCCACGGCCACGCTCGGCAAAACGCTCAAGGCGCTGCCCACCTGCTTCAAGGGCGGCGGCTACACGAAGGCGCAATACCTGGAGTTGATCGCCCTTCTCTACGAGCTGCTGCAAAAGGCGCGCAAGGAAGGCATGATGGCGCTCGAAGCCGACATCGAGTCGCCCGAGAACAGCCCGACTTTCCAGAAGTACGCGCGCGTGCTCTCCGACCATCATCTGCTCGACTTCATCGTCGACTATCTGCGCATGATGTCGAGCGGCAACGTGAATCCCATGGAAATGCAGGACCTCATGGACGAAGAACTCGACACGCACCACTCCGAAGTGTCGATTGCGCCCAACGCCATCCAGAAGATGGCCGACGGCCTGCCCGCCTTCGGCATCGTGGCAGCCGTGATGGGCGTGGTGCACACCATGGGCTCGGTGGGCAAACCGCCCGCCGTGCTCGGCGAGATGATCGCGGGCGCACTCGTGGGCACGTTCCTCGGCATTCTGCTTGCCTACGGTTTCGTCGGCCCGATTGCCGACCTGCTCAACGCCAAGGGCCGCGCCGCCAGCAAGCCGTTCCAGTGCGTGAAGGCCGTGCTGCTCGCCTCGCTGGCCGGGTATGCGCCGCCCGTGGCCGTGGAGTTCGGCCGCAAGGTGCTCTTCACGTCCGACCGCCCTAGCTTCCAGGAGCTCGACGAAGCGGTGCGCGCCACCAAAACGCCGAAGGCCGCTTAG